In the genome of Gemmatimonadaceae bacterium, one region contains:
- a CDS encoding SusD/RagB family nutrient-binding outer membrane lipoprotein has translation MHRYLKLAVSTVLPIALLAGCNDWLTGNGLTTNPNRPVKAGTSQLFIGVTVTQTVLQTGDFARLFSMWMQSMAGTDRQYVPLANYVFDEDAFSGDWSNAYTGGGLIDERAIQSQSLASGDTAYAGVAKVMEALTMGTVADVWGDVPYSEAVSSNLQPSLDPQQQVFAEVEAQLDTAIVYMQCASATCAGPGPNDLWYGGDLTKWIALAHTLKARYFLHTTSQDQTAYAAALAEAQQGIADTTGDFRSYQSSDPNEANLWEQFIVIQRSGYIGAGAFLVNLLKSTSDPRLALYYSTNSVGQYAGAPPGGGGGDWSNLSNTRIDPAFRQPIVTFAENELIIAEAALHAGDNATALAAFNAERASQHVPAFAGTLTLSDIITEKYIADFQEIEVWNDWKRTCLPNLVAATPAGIPGRVLYPLSAERDANQNIPAPNQQPVRNWDQPNACPTNL, from the coding sequence ATGCATAGATATCTGAAGCTCGCTGTGAGCACGGTCCTGCCGATTGCACTGCTCGCCGGGTGCAATGATTGGCTAACGGGAAACGGGCTCACGACCAACCCCAACCGCCCGGTGAAGGCCGGCACGAGCCAGTTGTTCATTGGCGTGACGGTGACGCAAACCGTGCTGCAGACGGGCGACTTCGCCCGGCTGTTCAGCATGTGGATGCAGTCCATGGCGGGGACGGACCGGCAGTACGTACCACTCGCGAACTACGTGTTCGACGAGGACGCGTTCTCAGGCGATTGGAGCAACGCCTACACGGGCGGCGGCTTGATCGACGAACGCGCGATTCAAAGCCAGTCCTTGGCGTCCGGAGACACTGCGTATGCCGGCGTCGCCAAGGTGATGGAAGCGTTGACGATGGGAACGGTCGCCGATGTGTGGGGCGACGTTCCGTACAGCGAGGCTGTGAGCTCCAACCTCCAGCCGTCGCTGGATCCGCAGCAGCAAGTGTTTGCGGAAGTCGAGGCCCAGCTCGATACGGCCATCGTGTACATGCAGTGCGCCTCCGCCACCTGCGCCGGTCCCGGACCGAACGACTTATGGTACGGCGGTGATCTGACGAAGTGGATCGCGCTCGCGCATACCCTGAAAGCGCGCTATTTCCTGCACACGACGTCGCAAGATCAGACGGCGTACGCGGCGGCCCTTGCGGAAGCGCAGCAGGGGATTGCGGACACGACGGGCGATTTCAGGTCGTACCAAAGCTCCGATCCCAATGAAGCCAACCTCTGGGAGCAGTTCATCGTTATCCAACGGTCCGGCTACATTGGTGCAGGTGCGTTCCTCGTGAATCTGCTCAAGTCCACGAGCGATCCACGGTTGGCACTCTACTACAGCACCAATTCGGTGGGTCAGTATGCCGGGGCACCGCCGGGCGGCGGTGGTGGCGACTGGTCAAACCTGAGTAACACGCGCATCGACCCGGCGTTCCGGCAGCCGATCGTGACGTTCGCGGAGAACGAGCTCATTATCGCCGAGGCTGCGTTGCACGCAGGCGATAATGCGACAGCGCTCGCCGCGTTCAATGCGGAGCGCGCCTCTCAGCACGTTCCTGCGTTCGCCGGAACGCTTACGCTCAGCGACATTATTACTGAGAAGTACATTGCCGACTTCCAGGAAATCGAAGTTTGGAACGACTGGAAGCGGACCTGCCTGCCGAACTTGGTGGCGGCGACCCCGGCTGGTATTCCGGGCCGGGTATTGTACCCGCTCTCCGCTGAGCGCGATGCAAACCAGAACATTCCGGCGCCGAATCAGCAGCCGGTTCGGAACTGGGATCAGCCTAACGCATGCCCAACGAATCTCTGA
- a CDS encoding SusC/RagA family TonB-linked outer membrane protein, whose amino-acid sequence MGRFVRRAIAVACAIAVLPAFAAAQEGTTINGRVTSEAGAPLSSASVFIEGMNIGSLSDADGKYSFVVPSARVKGQQVTVTARLIGFKAQSVQVTLSAGTLTQNFTLSANPLRLGEVVVTGEGTQTVRERLGSVVNSVDTTLVTKSDETNVVSALAGKAPNVEVVSQSGDPGSSSYIRIRGPKTITGDAQPLFIVDGVPIDNSTMTTESPEGGAAASNRASDINSDDIASIDILKGAAASAIYGARAGAGVVIITTKRGQSGQTRTSLRTSYSFDKVTQGPPLNTQYGQGSEGVSPSCYALAAPVPDCGDPNPQGTKVASSNSWGPLLPAGTPTYNHFDDLFVTGHNWNTTLDLSGGSDKTLYFVSGSLDNNRGQITGPNDWYRRNTVRVNASHQMLENLKVGIDAQYSDVRAKYVQQGSNVDGLLLGSLRTPPEFNNFEFLDPTSMTQRSYRFPWPTVNTPMHTRGYDNPIFEIYEQSNNSAVQRTFGNANIEWDAFDWLKVKEVFGADYYTDQRLDGLPYSSSGQPTGQVIEGDLKNYIIDHNLTATVTHTFSPSASANLTLGQNLNATTFRQIFVTGVSLVAAQPYTIGNTTTFTPNDFQSYVHAERYFGSANVYLWNQLNLEVSATNDGFSSFGVNSQRHWFPSGNFAWNVVQNTGDNKSILSYAKIRGAYGEAGIQPNAYSTLQTYASGFSVGDAGWGDALFINQAGLGGLAQGSLHAQPNLGPERTKEFEAGVDVGLFGSRADASFTGYLDRTEGAIFGLPLANSTGFSAITANAGVIRNRGLETSINYRPIMRSDLTWEVGLNWSKNENRLVNLSGQQFTDLATGGGFTGAVPTAWYGASVGVIRGNDFARCGRGLNINGVDIDSQCGDAPKGALYIGADGFPILDPTQRIISDGNPKWIGSVHTSVTFKKLTLSGLLDVKHGGQIWDGTRGALYNFGAHKDTDIRGNSFVFGKTWLPGPVGGPGAGMSVVLNQDTWFTDLGSGFGPVGSQFVEDGSYVKLREIGVAYSLDQQFIKAWGFSSIDLRLSARNLHTWTNYRGIDPEANLAGATSLIQGVDYFNNPQARSFVLSFGLNR is encoded by the coding sequence ATGGGACGTTTCGTTCGTAGAGCCATCGCGGTCGCGTGCGCGATAGCAGTTCTTCCTGCGTTTGCAGCTGCGCAGGAGGGCACGACGATCAACGGTCGCGTGACGAGTGAGGCAGGAGCCCCGCTCAGTTCCGCGAGCGTATTTATCGAAGGCATGAACATCGGGAGCCTGAGCGACGCGGACGGCAAGTATTCGTTTGTCGTTCCATCGGCGCGTGTGAAGGGCCAGCAGGTGACGGTCACCGCTCGCCTCATCGGCTTCAAGGCTCAATCGGTGCAGGTCACGCTCAGCGCCGGCACGCTGACGCAGAACTTCACGCTGTCGGCGAATCCGCTGCGGCTTGGTGAAGTGGTCGTCACGGGTGAAGGCACGCAGACGGTACGCGAGCGTCTGGGTTCCGTCGTCAATTCGGTGGACACCACCCTCGTTACGAAGTCAGACGAGACCAACGTGGTGTCGGCACTTGCCGGCAAGGCGCCGAATGTCGAAGTCGTGTCGCAGTCCGGCGATCCGGGCTCGTCCTCGTACATCCGGATTCGCGGACCCAAGACCATCACGGGCGACGCGCAGCCGCTGTTCATCGTGGACGGCGTGCCGATCGACAACTCGACGATGACCACGGAGTCGCCGGAAGGCGGCGCCGCGGCGTCGAACCGCGCGTCGGACATCAACTCCGACGACATCGCGTCGATCGACATTCTCAAGGGCGCGGCGGCGTCGGCGATTTACGGCGCCCGCGCGGGCGCAGGTGTCGTGATCATCACGACCAAGCGCGGTCAGTCGGGTCAGACGCGGACGTCGTTGCGGACAAGCTATTCGTTCGACAAGGTGACGCAGGGTCCGCCGCTCAACACTCAGTACGGACAGGGTAGCGAAGGCGTATCGCCGAGCTGTTACGCACTCGCTGCGCCCGTGCCGGATTGCGGCGATCCAAATCCTCAGGGAACCAAGGTTGCATCCAGCAATTCATGGGGCCCGCTCTTGCCCGCTGGCACACCGACCTACAATCACTTCGACGACTTGTTCGTCACCGGTCACAACTGGAACACCACGTTGGATCTGTCGGGCGGCAGCGACAAGACGTTGTACTTCGTCTCGGGCAGCCTGGACAACAACCGTGGTCAGATCACGGGGCCTAACGACTGGTACAGGCGCAATACCGTGCGCGTGAATGCGTCGCACCAGATGCTCGAGAACCTCAAGGTGGGCATCGACGCGCAGTACTCGGACGTCCGGGCCAAGTACGTGCAGCAGGGGTCCAACGTCGACGGTCTGTTGCTCGGCTCACTCCGCACGCCGCCGGAATTCAACAACTTCGAGTTCCTCGATCCGACCAGCATGACCCAGCGGTCGTATCGGTTCCCGTGGCCGACGGTCAACACGCCGATGCACACGCGTGGATACGACAACCCGATCTTCGAGATTTACGAGCAGAGCAACAACTCAGCGGTCCAGCGAACCTTCGGCAACGCGAACATCGAGTGGGATGCGTTCGACTGGCTCAAGGTCAAGGAAGTCTTCGGCGCCGACTACTACACCGACCAGCGTCTCGATGGACTGCCGTACAGCTCGTCGGGTCAGCCGACCGGCCAGGTGATCGAAGGTGATCTCAAGAACTACATCATCGACCACAATCTGACGGCGACCGTCACGCACACCTTCTCTCCGAGCGCGAGCGCAAACCTCACGCTTGGCCAGAACCTGAATGCGACGACGTTCAGGCAAATCTTTGTGACGGGTGTCTCGCTCGTCGCGGCCCAGCCGTACACCATCGGCAACACGACGACGTTCACGCCTAACGATTTCCAGAGCTACGTTCACGCGGAACGCTACTTCGGTTCGGCCAATGTCTATCTCTGGAATCAGTTGAACCTCGAGGTCTCGGCGACGAACGATGGATTTTCCTCGTTCGGTGTCAACTCACAGCGCCACTGGTTCCCCAGCGGCAACTTCGCCTGGAACGTTGTCCAGAATACCGGAGACAACAAGAGCATCCTCTCCTATGCGAAAATCCGTGGCGCATACGGCGAGGCCGGCATTCAGCCGAACGCTTACAGCACGCTGCAGACCTACGCTTCCGGATTCTCGGTTGGCGATGCAGGCTGGGGCGATGCGTTGTTCATCAACCAGGCCGGGTTGGGCGGTTTGGCGCAGGGCAGTCTGCACGCGCAGCCGAACCTCGGTCCTGAGCGTACGAAGGAGTTCGAGGCTGGCGTTGACGTCGGCTTGTTCGGTAGCCGTGCCGACGCGTCCTTCACGGGATATCTCGATCGCACCGAAGGCGCAATTTTCGGTCTACCGTTAGCCAATTCGACCGGCTTCTCCGCGATCACGGCGAACGCGGGCGTCATCCGCAACCGCGGTCTCGAGACGTCGATCAACTATCGGCCGATCATGCGGTCGGATCTCACATGGGAAGTCGGTTTGAACTGGTCGAAGAACGAGAACCGCCTGGTGAATCTGTCGGGTCAGCAATTCACCGACCTGGCCACCGGCGGCGGATTCACCGGTGCAGTGCCAACGGCCTGGTATGGCGCGAGCGTCGGCGTGATTCGTGGTAACGATTTCGCGCGGTGCGGTCGTGGCCTCAACATCAACGGCGTCGACATTGACTCGCAATGCGGCGACGCACCCAAAGGTGCGCTGTACATCGGAGCCGATGGCTTCCCGATTCTCGACCCCACGCAGCGCATCATTTCGGATGGTAATCCGAAATGGATTGGCAGCGTGCACACCTCGGTGACGTTCAAGAAGCTGACGTTATCCGGATTGTTGGATGTCAAGCACGGCGGTCAGATCTGGGACGGCACGCGCGGCGCGCTGTACAACTTCGGCGCCCACAAAGACACCGACATCCGCGGCAACTCGTTCGTGTTCGGTAAGACGTGGCTCCCCGGTCCTGTCGGCGGCCCTGGCGCGGGCATGTCCGTGGTGCTCAACCAGGATACGTGGTTCACCGACCTTGGTAGCGGCTTTGGTCCGGTCGGATCGCAGTTTGTCGAGGATGGCAGCTACGTGAAGCTGCGTGAGATCGGCGTCGCCTACTCCTTGGATCAGCAGTTCATCAAGGCGTGGGGCTTCAGCAGCATCGACCTTCGCCTCTCCGCGCGGAACCTGCACACCTGGACGAACTATCGTGGCATCGATCCGGAAGCGAACCTCGCGGGTGCGACATCGCTCATTCAGGGTGTCGACTACTTCAACAACCCGCAGGCGCGTTCGTTCGTGCTCTCGTTCGGCCTGAATCGATGA
- a CDS encoding thioredoxin domain-containing protein has product MDLVKASALAAVVAVCVSVGCGSSASDRATPVSASAPVASRPTTPAPKGDTALDRVADHARVEGSPTAPLWVIEISDFQCPFCREWHDQSYQAIKSEYVDTGKIRFAYINFPLSIHKNAWPAAEAAMCAAAQGKFWPMHDSLFASQPRWENLANPQPTLDSLAASVGVSRDAYTKCVTQHQMRALIQGDMDRADESGVQATPTFIIGTAKISGAQPLDQFRAVIDAQLAKVKAQ; this is encoded by the coding sequence ATGGACTTGGTCAAGGCGAGCGCGCTTGCTGCTGTCGTCGCGGTATGCGTGTCGGTGGGTTGCGGCTCTTCTGCAAGCGATCGCGCCACGCCGGTTTCCGCTTCGGCGCCGGTAGCGTCGCGGCCGACGACGCCGGCGCCCAAGGGCGATACCGCGCTCGACCGTGTCGCGGATCACGCGCGTGTCGAGGGTAGCCCCACGGCACCGCTGTGGGTGATCGAGATCAGCGATTTCCAGTGCCCGTTCTGTCGCGAATGGCACGACCAGAGCTACCAGGCGATCAAGTCCGAGTACGTCGACACGGGCAAGATTCGCTTCGCGTACATCAACTTCCCTCTCTCGATCCACAAGAACGCGTGGCCGGCGGCTGAGGCTGCGATGTGTGCCGCGGCGCAGGGAAAATTCTGGCCGATGCACGACTCGCTGTTCGCATCGCAGCCGCGGTGGGAGAACCTGGCCAACCCCCAACCGACGCTCGATTCGCTGGCGGCGAGCGTCGGCGTATCGCGGGACGCGTACACGAAATGCGTCACGCAGCATCAGATGCGCGCACTCATTCAGGGCGACATGGATCGCGCCGATGAAAGCGGCGTGCAGGCGACGCCGACGTTCATCATCGGCACCGCGAAGATCTCCGGCGCCCAGCCGTTAGACCAATTCCGCGCGGTGATCGACGCGCAGTTGGCCAAGGTCAAGGCGCAGTAG
- a CDS encoding glycosyltransferase N-terminal domain-containing protein, which translates to MFRPLYGFAVEVARFAASVAPERDGKFWRSLGARKGILERYAAWGAAHRDAARPLLWMHAPSVGEGLQARPVIERLRASHDTLQLAYTHFSPSAERFAHSLGADFADYLPFDSAADARAALDALRPDALVYSKLDVWPELTREASRRGVALGLISATLSARSARRSRVVAALLRDAYARLDAVGAVDQDDAGRLLSLGVRETALEVTGDTRYDQVWSRAQSVDRAGPLLAPLASPRPTIVAGSTWPADEAVLMPAWRSVRRQIPNVRLIIAPHEPAPSHLASIEHWAAAERLSLARLDGAHATAADVVLVDRVGVLGELYALATAAFVGGGFHDAGLHSVIEPAAFGAPVAFGPRCERSRDAMLLAKAGGGVPVPQATALAGALIGWLHSEAARRSAGERARAVVRNGLGAADRSARLVETLLERARPERPVA; encoded by the coding sequence ATGTTCCGACCGCTCTACGGGTTTGCCGTCGAGGTCGCGCGCTTTGCGGCGTCGGTTGCGCCCGAGCGCGACGGCAAATTCTGGCGATCGCTCGGCGCGCGCAAGGGAATTCTCGAGCGCTACGCCGCGTGGGGCGCTGCCCACCGCGACGCCGCGCGGCCTTTACTGTGGATGCACGCGCCGTCGGTCGGCGAAGGGCTGCAGGCGCGGCCGGTGATCGAGCGGCTCCGCGCCTCGCACGACACGCTGCAGCTCGCCTACACCCATTTCTCTCCCAGCGCCGAGCGGTTCGCGCATTCGTTAGGCGCCGACTTCGCCGACTATTTGCCGTTCGATTCGGCGGCCGACGCGCGCGCGGCCCTGGACGCGCTGCGGCCCGACGCGCTCGTGTACAGCAAGCTCGATGTGTGGCCGGAGCTGACGCGCGAGGCGTCGCGGCGCGGCGTGGCCTTGGGCCTCATCAGCGCGACGCTGTCCGCGCGCTCGGCGCGGCGGTCGCGTGTCGTGGCGGCCCTGCTGCGCGATGCCTACGCGCGGCTCGACGCCGTGGGCGCCGTCGACCAGGACGACGCGGGCCGGCTACTTTCGTTAGGCGTGCGCGAGACGGCGCTCGAGGTCACGGGCGACACCCGCTACGACCAGGTGTGGTCGCGCGCCCAGAGCGTCGACCGCGCCGGGCCGCTGCTGGCGCCGTTAGCCAGCCCCCGCCCAACGATCGTCGCCGGCTCGACCTGGCCGGCCGATGAGGCGGTGCTGATGCCGGCCTGGCGCTCGGTGCGCCGGCAGATTCCCAATGTCCGGCTGATCATCGCGCCGCACGAACCGGCGCCGTCGCACCTGGCGTCGATCGAGCACTGGGCGGCTGCCGAGCGCCTCTCGCTCGCCCGCCTGGACGGCGCGCACGCGACGGCCGCCGATGTGGTGCTCGTGGATCGCGTCGGGGTGTTAGGCGAGCTCTACGCGCTGGCGACCGCGGCCTTCGTCGGCGGCGGATTCCACGACGCGGGCCTGCACTCGGTGATCGAGCCGGCCGCCTTCGGCGCGCCGGTGGCCTTCGGGCCGCGCTGCGAGCGAAGCCGGGACGCGATGCTGCTCGCCAAAGCGGGCGGCGGCGTACCCGTCCCGCAGGCAACCGCGCTCGCCGGCGCCCTCATCGGATGGCTGCATTCGGAGGCGGCGCGCCGGTCGGCCGGCGAACGGGCGCGCGCGGTGGTGCGAAACGGCCTGGGTGCGGCGGACCGGTCGGCCCGCCTGGTCGAGACCCTTCTCGAACGCGCCCGGCCCGAACGACCCGTCGCCTAA
- a CDS encoding response regulator, with amino-acid sequence MSEPTILIVDDSRENADILRRYLELRGYAVRIAYNANEAMALFDGVHPALVLLDVLMPGRDGWAVCRAMREHPHGAHTRIVMLSGLGERQVREGMVLTGADDVITKPIELPELAECVRRNLGAGADVGVSPGPPAGR; translated from the coding sequence ATGAGTGAGCCGACGATTCTCATCGTTGATGACAGTAGAGAAAACGCGGACATTCTGCGGCGGTACCTCGAGCTCAGGGGCTATGCCGTCCGGATTGCGTACAACGCCAACGAAGCGATGGCGCTCTTCGATGGCGTGCATCCGGCGCTGGTGCTACTGGATGTGTTGATGCCGGGGCGCGATGGGTGGGCGGTGTGCCGCGCGATGCGCGAGCATCCGCACGGCGCGCACACGCGCATCGTGATGCTGAGCGGGTTAGGCGAACGGCAGGTGCGCGAGGGGATGGTGCTCACCGGCGCGGACGACGTCATCACGAAGCCGATCGAGCTGCCCGAGCTCGCCGAGTGCGTCCGGCGCAACCTCGGCGCCGGCGCGGATGTCGGCGTGTCGCCGGGGCCGCCGGCAGGCCGTTAG
- the atpC gene encoding ATP synthase F1 subunit epsilon, whose product MLTVSVISAEATLFEGQATAVIAPAFDGEVGILTNHAPMITALGRGTLRVEDGSAAQRFTVAGGFLQVVDNQVRIVTEQASISR is encoded by the coding sequence GTGTTGACGGTCTCGGTCATCTCCGCGGAAGCGACGCTGTTCGAGGGCCAGGCGACGGCCGTCATCGCGCCTGCCTTCGACGGCGAGGTCGGTATTCTGACGAACCACGCGCCGATGATCACGGCGTTAGGCAGGGGGACGTTGCGGGTCGAAGACGGGTCGGCCGCACAGCGATTCACGGTGGCCGGCGGTTTCCTACAGGTGGTGGACAATCAGGTCCGGATTGTGACGGAGCAGGCGAGCATCAGTCGGTGA
- the atpD gene encoding F0F1 ATP synthase subunit beta: protein MAATQTGKVVQVIGPVLDVEFESEHLPEIYNALEIDQDSDGGGHVRLVAEVQQHIGRNQVRAVAMSSTDGVQRGMDVTDLDGPISVPVGNAALGRILNVLGEPVDNGAAIPADAPRWPIHRSSPAFVNLEPKTEIFETGIKVIDLIAPFVKGGKIGLFGGAGVGKTVIIQELINNVQKGHGGRSVFCGVGERTREGNDLYLEFKEAKILDSVALIYGQMNEPPGARLRVGLSGLTVAEYFRDVEHQDVLLFIDNIFRFTQAGSEVSALLGRMPSAVGYQPTLATEMGDLQERITSTKSGSITSVQAIYVPADDITDPAPATAFAHLDATVVLSRALTEIGIYPAVDPLASGSRILAAQYLGDRHYNAASEVLRILQRYKELQDIIAILGMDELSEDDKRVVARARRVQRFLSQPFAVAQQFTGIEGKYVKLEETVQSFERVVAGEFDDLPEQAFYMVGGIEEAVAKAKTLKD, encoded by the coding sequence ATGGCTGCCACGCAAACCGGCAAGGTCGTCCAGGTGATCGGTCCCGTGCTCGACGTGGAATTCGAGTCGGAACACCTCCCGGAGATCTACAACGCGCTCGAGATCGACCAGGATTCCGACGGCGGCGGGCACGTCCGCTTGGTGGCCGAGGTGCAGCAGCACATCGGCCGCAACCAGGTGCGCGCGGTCGCCATGTCGAGCACCGACGGCGTCCAGCGCGGCATGGACGTCACGGACCTCGACGGGCCGATCTCCGTGCCCGTCGGCAACGCTGCGTTAGGCCGCATTCTCAACGTGCTCGGCGAGCCGGTCGACAACGGCGCGGCGATTCCCGCCGACGCGCCCCGCTGGCCGATTCACCGGTCGAGCCCGGCATTCGTGAATCTCGAGCCCAAGACCGAGATCTTCGAGACGGGCATCAAGGTCATCGACCTCATCGCGCCGTTCGTCAAAGGCGGCAAGATCGGCTTGTTCGGCGGCGCCGGCGTCGGGAAGACGGTCATCATCCAGGAGCTCATCAACAACGTGCAGAAGGGACACGGCGGCCGGTCCGTGTTCTGCGGCGTCGGCGAGCGCACGCGCGAGGGCAACGACCTCTACCTCGAGTTCAAGGAAGCCAAGATCCTCGACTCGGTGGCGCTCATCTACGGCCAGATGAACGAGCCGCCGGGCGCCCGCCTGCGCGTGGGCCTCTCCGGCCTAACGGTCGCCGAGTATTTCCGCGATGTGGAACACCAGGACGTGCTCCTGTTCATCGACAACATCTTCCGCTTCACGCAGGCGGGCTCGGAAGTGTCCGCGCTCCTGGGCCGCATGCCGAGCGCCGTGGGGTACCAGCCGACGCTGGCGACGGAAATGGGCGACCTGCAGGAACGCATCACGTCGACCAAGAGCGGATCGATCACGTCGGTGCAGGCGATCTACGTGCCGGCCGACGACATCACCGACCCGGCGCCGGCGACTGCCTTCGCACACCTCGACGCCACCGTCGTATTGTCGCGGGCACTCACCGAGATCGGCATCTATCCTGCTGTGGACCCGCTCGCTTCGGGCTCTCGCATCCTGGCGGCACAGTATCTTGGTGATCGGCATTACAACGCCGCGTCCGAGGTCCTGCGTATTCTGCAGCGGTACAAGGAGCTGCAGGACATCATCGCGATCCTGGGCATGGACGAGTTGTCGGAAGACGACAAGCGCGTGGTCGCGCGTGCGCGCCGCGTGCAACGCTTCCTCTCGCAGCCGTTCGCCGTGGCCCAGCAGTTCACCGGCATCGAAGGCAAGTACGTGAAGCTCGAGGAGACAGTCCAGTCGTTCGAGCGCGTGGTGGCCGGTGAGTTCGATGACCTGCCGGAGCAGGCGTTCTACATGGTGGGCGGAATCGAGGAAGCGGTCGCCAAAGCGAAAACGCTCAAGGATTGA
- the atpG gene encoding ATP synthase F1 subunit gamma, with protein MAKGRELKSRIKSVEGTRKITRTMEMVSTSKLKRAQDRVVAARPYARALADVIADLYSPALAEEFPLLRQPATVKRAAVLLITSNRGLAGAFNANLIREARHLVAKLGAASAETELHIVGRKGVGFFRYIGTPIASSRVDIGDRPRAEHAAELVDGVMHDFVSRRLDAVYVVYAKYNSPLSTPPTADRILPVTPPERKGAARDYLLFPSAQAILTQLLPLYVRNAVYRALVETAAGEQGARRTAMKNATDNAGEMLNVLRRTYNRARQAQITQEIAEIVGGAEALKG; from the coding sequence ATGGCCAAAGGTCGAGAGCTCAAGTCGCGCATCAAGTCCGTCGAGGGCACGCGCAAGATCACGCGCACGATGGAGATGGTGTCGACCTCCAAGCTGAAGCGCGCGCAGGATCGCGTGGTCGCGGCGCGGCCGTACGCACGCGCGCTGGCGGACGTGATCGCCGATCTGTATTCGCCGGCGCTGGCCGAGGAATTCCCGCTGCTCCGGCAGCCGGCCACGGTCAAGCGCGCGGCGGTGCTGCTCATCACGTCGAACCGCGGACTCGCCGGCGCGTTCAACGCGAACCTCATCCGCGAAGCGCGGCACCTGGTGGCCAAGTTAGGCGCGGCCTCCGCCGAGACCGAGTTGCACATCGTCGGCCGCAAGGGCGTCGGGTTCTTCCGCTACATCGGGACGCCGATCGCGTCGTCGCGGGTGGACATCGGCGACCGGCCGCGCGCCGAGCACGCGGCGGAGCTCGTGGATGGCGTGATGCACGACTTCGTGAGCAGACGGCTGGACGCCGTGTACGTCGTGTACGCGAAGTACAATTCGCCGCTCTCGACCCCGCCGACCGCCGATCGCATCCTGCCTGTGACGCCGCCGGAGCGCAAAGGCGCCGCGCGCGACTACCTGCTCTTCCCGAGCGCGCAGGCGATCCTCACGCAGCTGCTCCCGCTCTACGTGCGCAACGCCGTCTACCGGGCGTTGGTGGAGACGGCGGCCGGCGAGCAGGGTGCGCGGCGGACGGCGATGAAGAATGCGACCGACAACGCGGGCGAGATGCTGAACGTGCTCCGGCGGACGTACAACCGGGCGCGGCAGGCGCAGATCACGCAGGAGATCGCCGAGATCGTCGGCGGCGCGGAAGCGCTCAAGGGCTAA